The proteins below are encoded in one region of Cyclopterus lumpus isolate fCycLum1 chromosome 8, fCycLum1.pri, whole genome shotgun sequence:
- the sgf29 gene encoding SAGA-associated factor 29, whose product MSADTKIAELLTELHQLIKQTQEERSRSEHNLLNIQKTHERMQTENKTSPYYRTKLRGLYTTAKADAEAECSILRHALDKIAEIKSLLEERRIAAKMAGVYSDSDPPRKTMRRGVLMTLLQQSAMTLPLWIGKPGESPPPLCGATPASSDYVAKQGDKVAARVKADGDEQWILAEVVSYNHSTNKYEVDDIDEEGKERHTLSRRRIIPLPQWKANPETDPEALFSKDQLVLALYPQTTCFYRALIHTPPHRPQDDYSVLFEDTSYADGYSPPLNVAQRYVVACKENKKK is encoded by the exons ATGTCGGCCGACACCAAGATCGCCGAGCTGCTCACGGagctccatcagctcatcaAGCAGACCCAG GAGGAGAGGTCACGCAGCGAACACAACCTGCTCAACATCCAGAAGACACACGAGAGGATGCAGACGGAGAACAAAA CGTCTCCGTACTACCGGACCAAGCTCAGAGGACTCTACACCACGGCCAAGGCCGACGCTGAGGCCGAgtgcag caTTCTGCGTCACGCGTTGGACAAAATAGCGGAGATCAAGTCTCTGCTGGAAGAGAGGaggatag CTGCTAAGATGGCGGGCGTGTACAGCGACAGCGACCCTCCCAGGAAGACGATGCGGCGCGGCGTCCTGATGACGCTCCTCCAGCAGTCGGCCATGACGCTTCCTCTGTGGATCGGCAAGCCGGGGGAGAG ccccccccctctctgtggGGCGACCCCGGCCAGCAGCGACTACGTCGCCAAACAAGGAGACAAAGTGGCGGCGAGAGTGAAGGCGGACGGAGACGAGCAGTGGATCCTAGCCGAGGTCGTCAGCTACAACCATTCCACCAACAA GTATGAAGTGGACGACATCGACGAAGAGGGCAAAGA gagacacacactgaGCCGGCGGAGGATCATCCCCCTGCCTCAGTGGAAGGCTAACCCAGAGACGGACCCCGAGGCCCTGTTCAGTAAGGACCAGCTGGTTCTGGCTCTCTACCCGCAGACCACCTGCTTCTACCGGGCCCTGATCCACACGCCTCCACACAGG ccTCAGGACGACTACTCGGTGCTGTTCGAGGACACGTCGTACGCTGACGGttactctcctcctctcaacGTGGCTCAGCGATACGTCGTCGCCTGCaaagagaacaagaagaagtGA
- the nfatc2ip gene encoding NFATC2-interacting protein isoform X1 produces MADSVCDSEQAVKPPPKRRRILDPSAVVSVPVYSNKVSSSLRLKPMAAVFTEQENSDDGLWSRFSSRVPASNAIELSDSEEDAAEPEPENAERAESCCPSPPESPVQKQSRRVRRKISEIDRKLRAVNSFLSPETRDRKSDEDDVIVVNPASGLQGSPYSSSVREIPLKIRCRTDVHKIPVLSSTPLSDVLAQLSVILDVPPPRLLLLREEEELPSGASVGELGLGIADIIECVVMSAEDGPEADRGVTVRLQSKDRAASQEFSLHRDAPLGSVFSRYLSRLPAVAQAKVRFLFDGCSVASGQTPAQLDMEDGDIIEVWL; encoded by the exons atgGCGGACTCG gtgtgtgaCAGTGAGCAGGCCGTGAAGCCTCCCCCCAAACGCAGACGCATCCTGGACCCGTCGGCCGTGGTCTCGGTACCCGTCTACTCCAACAAG GTGAGCAGCAGCCTGCGGCTGAAGCCGATGGCGGCCGTGTTCACCGAGCAGGAGAACTCAG ACGACGGTTTGTGGTCGCGGTTTTCTTCTCGAGTCCCGGCGTCAAACGCCATCGAACTCAGCGACTCCGAGGAGGACGCAGCGGAACCCGAGCCGGAGAACGCGGAACG AGCGGAGTCCTGCTGCCCGTCTCCTCCAGAGAGTCCAGTCCAGAAGCAGTCCAGACGGGTCCGGAGGAAGATCAG TGAGATCGACAGGAAGCTCCGGGCAGTGAactccttcctgtctcctgaGACTCGTGACAGGAAGTCCGACGAGGATGACGTCATCGTTGTGAACCCCGCCTCTGGACTTCAGGGTTCTCCGTACAGCTCGTCGGTCCGGGAGATCCCCCTAAAGATCCGCTGCCGGACAGACGTCCACAAGATCCCGGTTCTGTCG TCGACGCCTCTGAGTGACGTGTTGGCCCAGCTGTCCGTCATCCTCGATgtccctcctcctcgcctcctgctgctgagggaggaggaggagctcccGTCGGGCGCCAGCGTCGGCGAGCTCGGCCTCGGCATCGCTGACATCATCG AGTGCGTGGTCATGTCGGCGGAGGACGGCCCCGAAGCCGACCGCGGCGTCACCGTGAGGCTGCAGAGCAAAGACCGGGCCGCCTCCCAGGAGTTCTCGCTGCACCGG gacgCTCCTCTGGGCTCCGTCTTCTCCCGCTATCTGTCCCGGCTGCCCGCCGTTGCTCAGGCGAAGGTCCGCTTCCTCTTCGACGGCTGCAGCGTGGCGTCCGGACAGACGCCGGCTCAGCTGGACATGGAGGACGGCGACATCATCGAAGTTTGGCTCTAG
- the nfatc2ip gene encoding NFATC2-interacting protein isoform X2, whose protein sequence is MAAVFTEQENSDDGLWSRFSSRVPASNAIELSDSEEDAAEPEPENAERAESCCPSPPESPVQKQSRRVRRKISEIDRKLRAVNSFLSPETRDRKSDEDDVIVVNPASGLQGSPYSSSVREIPLKIRCRTDVHKIPVLSSTPLSDVLAQLSVILDVPPPRLLLLREEEELPSGASVGELGLGIADIIECVVMSAEDGPEADRGVTVRLQSKDRAASQEFSLHRDAPLGSVFSRYLSRLPAVAQAKVRFLFDGCSVASGQTPAQLDMEDGDIIEVWL, encoded by the exons ATGGCGGCCGTGTTCACCGAGCAGGAGAACTCAG ACGACGGTTTGTGGTCGCGGTTTTCTTCTCGAGTCCCGGCGTCAAACGCCATCGAACTCAGCGACTCCGAGGAGGACGCAGCGGAACCCGAGCCGGAGAACGCGGAACG AGCGGAGTCCTGCTGCCCGTCTCCTCCAGAGAGTCCAGTCCAGAAGCAGTCCAGACGGGTCCGGAGGAAGATCAG TGAGATCGACAGGAAGCTCCGGGCAGTGAactccttcctgtctcctgaGACTCGTGACAGGAAGTCCGACGAGGATGACGTCATCGTTGTGAACCCCGCCTCTGGACTTCAGGGTTCTCCGTACAGCTCGTCGGTCCGGGAGATCCCCCTAAAGATCCGCTGCCGGACAGACGTCCACAAGATCCCGGTTCTGTCG TCGACGCCTCTGAGTGACGTGTTGGCCCAGCTGTCCGTCATCCTCGATgtccctcctcctcgcctcctgctgctgagggaggaggaggagctcccGTCGGGCGCCAGCGTCGGCGAGCTCGGCCTCGGCATCGCTGACATCATCG AGTGCGTGGTCATGTCGGCGGAGGACGGCCCCGAAGCCGACCGCGGCGTCACCGTGAGGCTGCAGAGCAAAGACCGGGCCGCCTCCCAGGAGTTCTCGCTGCACCGG gacgCTCCTCTGGGCTCCGTCTTCTCCCGCTATCTGTCCCGGCTGCCCGCCGTTGCTCAGGCGAAGGTCCGCTTCCTCTTCGACGGCTGCAGCGTGGCGTCCGGACAGACGCCGGCTCAGCTGGACATGGAGGACGGCGACATCATCGAAGTTTGGCTCTAG